A single window of Narcine bancroftii isolate sNarBan1 chromosome 1, sNarBan1.hap1, whole genome shotgun sequence DNA harbors:
- the LOC138754008 gene encoding putative per-hexamer repeat protein 5, whose product MRAGTGAGTGAGTGAGTGAGTGAGTGAGTGAGTGAGTGAGTGAGTGAGTGAGTGAGTGAGTGAGTGAGTGAGTGAGTGAGTGAGTGAGTGAGTGAGTGAGTGAGTGAGTGAGTGAGTGAGTGAGTGAETGAETGAETGAETGAETGAETGAETGAETGAETGAETGAETGAETGAETGAETGAETGAEIRAEIRAEIRAEIRAEIRAEIRAEIRAEIRAEIRAVIRAVIRAVIRAVIRAVIRAVIRAVIRAVIRAVIRAVIRAVIRAVIRAVIRAETGAETGAETGAETGAETGAETGAETGAETGAETGAETGAETGAETGAETGAETGAETGAETGAETGAETGAETGAETGAETGAETGAETGAETGEEKHVGATAVWKSACERVSARV is encoded by the coding sequence GGCAGGAACGGGGGCAGGAACGGGGGCAGGAACGGGGGCAGGAACGGGGGCAGGAACGGGGGCAGGAACGGGGGCAGGAACGGGGGCAGGAACGGGGGCAGGAACGGGGGCAGGAACGGGGGCAGGAACGGGGGCAGGAACGGGGGCAGGAACGGGGGCAGGAACGGGGGCAGGAACGGGGGCAGGAACGGGGGCAGGAACGGGGGCAGGAACGGGGGCAGGAACGGGGGCAGGAACGGGGGCAGGAACGGGGGCAGGAACGGGGGCAGGAACGGGGGCAGGAACGGGGGCAGGAACGGGGGCAGGAACGGGGGCAGGAACGGGGGCAGGAACGGGGGCAGGAACGGGGGCAGGAACGGGGGCAGGAACGGGGGCAGAAACGGGGGCAGAAACGGGGGCAGAAACGGGGGCAGAAACGGGGGCAGAAACGGGGGCAGAAACGGGGGCAGAAACGGGGGCAGAAACGGGGGCAGAAACGGGGGCAGAAACGGGGGCAGAAACGGGGGCAGAAACGGGGGCAGAAACGGGGGCAGAAACGGGGGCAGAAACGggggcagaaatccgggcagagATCCGGGCAGAGATCCGGGCAGAGATCCGGGCAGAGATCCGGGCAGAGATCCGGGCAGAGATCCGGGCAGAGATCCGGGCAGAGATCCGGGCAGTGATCCGGGCAGTGATCCGGGCAGTGATCCGGGCAGTGATCCGGGCAGTGATCCGGGCAGTGATCCGGGCAGTGATCCGGGCAGTGATCCGGGCAGTGATCCGGGCAGTGATCCGGGCAGTGATCCGGGCAGTGATCCGGGCAGTGATCCGGGCAGAAACGGGGGCAGAAACGGGGGCAGAAACGGGGGCAGAAACGGGGGCAGAAACGGGGGCAGAAACGGGGGCAGAAACGGGGGCAGAAACGGGGGCAGAAACGGGGGCAGAAACGGGGGCAGAAACGGGGGCAGAAACGGGGGCAGAAACGGGGGCAGAAACGGGGGCAGAAACGGGGGCAGAAACGGGGGCAGAAACGGGGGCAGAAACGGGGGCAGAAACGGGGGCAGAAACGGGGGCAGAAACGGGGGCAGAAACGGGGGCAGAAACGGGGGCAGAAACGGGGGAAGAAaagcatgtcggagccactgctgtctggaagagtgctTGCGAGCGAGTGAGCGCAAGAGTGTGA